The following nucleotide sequence is from Haliscomenobacter hydrossis DSM 1100.
TCCTTTGTGAATGACCCCTCTCCCCTAGCCTACCCAAACCTGGTCGATCTTTTGTTGGCCTCCCCCCATTATGGCGAACGCATGGCGCTGGAATGGCTGGATGTGGCGCGTTATGCCGACTCACATGGCTATCAGGACGACGGCTTGCGCAATACTTACCCCTACCGCGACTGGGTGATTCGGGCTTTTAACCAAAACTTGCCTTTCCACGAATTCATCACCTGGCAACTGGCGGGAGACCTCCTGCCCAACCCCACCCGCGATCAACTCCTGGCCACTTGTTTCAACCGCAACCACCAACAAAGCCAGGAAGGAGGCGTGGTAGACGAAGAATACCGCGTAGAATACGTGGCCGACCGGGTGAACACTTTTGGCAAAGCTTTTTTGGGCCTCACCACCGAGTGTGCCCGTTGCCATACCCACAAATACGACCCGATCGAGCACAAAGATTATTACTCCCTCTTCGCGTTTTTCAACCAAAACAACGACACCGGGATTGTGCCTTACAATGGCGAAGCTTCGCCTACCGTGATCTTGCCCAGCCCGGCTGCCGAAAAAAGCCTGGACAGTTTGCGTGCCACGATGCAGCCTCACCTGTCTAAAGTAAAAGTGTCCAAACAGTACCTTCAAGACCTGGAAAAATGGATGCAGTCCCTCCAGACCGAAGCCAAAAACGTCCTCAGCAAACCATCGGGTCGGGTGCTCCACCTCGATTTTGAGACCCTTGACACGACCCTCACCATTGATCACGTCACCCCGCCATCCAAAGAAGAACTGGCGAAACGCGCCAAAGAAATTGAAAAAAGTAAAAAAGACAGTACGGTCAAAATCAAACCCCTGGCCAAAATCAAGGGTTTTCGGAACCTCGAAAAAAGCGATACCAGCCTCAAAGCGGCTTCATTTTTAGGAGACCGCGATAAATACCCGCAGCAGACCGAGGGTAAAAAAGGGCATGGAATTATTTTTCGTGGCGACGCTGGAATGTACACTGGCCCAGCCCTCAATTATGACCGTCAGCAGCCTTTTTCGCTCAGCATTTGGGTCAAACTACTCAAAAAAGGGGAGGAAGGCCCCATCTTCAACCGCACCAATGGGGATGCGGAAGGTTATCGCGGCTGGCTTTGTAAACTGCACAAAGATGGCACCTTGTCCTTCCAGTTCAACCACGTTTGGCCAGCCAATGCCATCGATTTTCGAACCATCGATTCGCTTAAAGTGGGCGAGTGGACCCACCTTGCCCTGACGTATGATGGCAGCAGCAAAGCGGCGGGAGTGCGCTTTTGGATCAATGGTATGACTCCGAAGTACGAACTGTTGACCGATGATTTGCAAAAAAGCATCGTTTTTGCCCGCCATCAGTTCATCCGCGCCAAGAAAAACTTCATGCTGGGGATGGAACAAGGCAACAACTCCAAAACGATCCAGCATGTTGCGATGGATGAATTGCAGGTGTTCAATCGGCAATTGTCCGAAATCGAAGTATTGGATCTCTTTGACGAACAGCAGCGCATCACCACGCTATTGGCCAAACCCACGCTCAATGCGACCGAACAACAACAAGTCCTGGAATTTTACCTGCTCCGGGGGCTACAGCCGGAATTTGCCGCCAGTCAGGCCAGCTTATTGGTTTTGCGCCAGCAGGAAAACGAGTTGGTGACCGATCAGGAGGAGGTGATGATCATGCGCGACCGCCAGGCTTACCGCAAAACCTATATCCTCAATCGGGGCGCCTACGATGCTCCCTCTGATATCGAAGTGACCCCGGGTACCCTGGGCAAGGTTTTTCCTTTTGATGAAAAAAAATACCCGCGCAACCGCCTCGGTTTGGCGCAATGGTTGTTGGCACCCGAAAATCCTCTTTTTGCCCGGGTGGCGGTAAACCGCTACTGGCAAATGCTTTTTGGCAAAGGTTTGGTCGAAACCCAGGAGGATTTTGGCAACCAGGGGGCACTTCCCTCCCACCCGGCTTTGCTGGATTGGCTGGCGCTTGATTTTAGGGCCAAAAACTGGGATGTGAAGGCATTTATCCGTCAAATTGTGCTGTCGGCTACTTACCGGCAATCGTCCATCCCTACGCCAATGGCCAAGGAACTGGATTTCAGCAATAACCTGTATAGCCGCTACCCGGCGCACCGTTTGTCCGCCGAGTTGGTGCGCGACAATGCCCTGGCCGCCAGTGGATTGTTGGTGCCGCAAATTGGTGGCCCTAGCGTGTACCCTTACCAGCCTGCTGGATTGTGGGAAGCCCTGGCGACGCGCAATGCCACGGTCTATGTGCAAAATCACGGCGATAGTTTGTACCGCCGCAGCCTGTACACGATTTTGAAACGGAGTGCTCCGCCCCCCTCTATGCTCAATTTTGATGCAACGGATCGCTCGTATTGTGTGGTGAGGCGGCAAAAAACGGCTTCGCCCCTACAAGCTTTGGTGCTGATGAACGATCCGCAGTTTGTGGAGGCCGCCCGTATTTTGGCCGAAAAAATGGTCAAAAGTTCGCCCCAGGTGGCCGCGCGCCTGGAGTATGGTTTTCAAGCCTTGATCAGCCGCAAACCGCGTGCCGATGAATTGTTGGAACTGAGTCGTTTGTTTGAAAAACAATGGGCCTATTTTCAGCAGCATCCTGAGTTGGCTAGCCAATTGTTGAAAGTGGGTGAGTTCCCCCGCGACGCTCAATTGAACGAAGCAGAGGTAGCGGCGTACACCATTGTGGCGTCTACCTTGATGAACTTTGATGAGTTTTCGGTGAAGCGTTAATCTGGTAAATTCACGTTGTTAATATAATCGTCAAGCAAGTAAGTAGTTTTTAGAGCTTGTTTAAGCTTTTAGGAAACACAAACATCAGATTCCAATGAAAACGCAAGAAAACAGGAAGGAATCAGCGCTGTGGGAAGCTTTTAAAAAAGGAGACAAAGACGCATTTGGATGCATCTATGAGCAATATGTAGAGGCCTTGTTCACCTATGGGTTTTATTTTGCCAAAGACAAAGCTTTGGTGGAAGATGCCATCCATGAATTGTTTGTCGAACTGTGGCGGATGCGGGCTAATTTGAGTGACACAACCTCCATTAAATACTATCTATTCCGAGCTTTACAACGCAAAATTTGTCATTTAATGGATCAAGAAACGGTGTTTTCAAAATTTGTAGACACCGCTAATTTGGGCAGTGACGCTGAAGCTTCCATCGAAGAGAGTTTGATTGCGCAAGAACAATCCGAAGAATACAAACAAATTTTATCAAAGGGCTTGGTCTTATTGCCCCAACGCCAATTGCAGGCGGTTCATTTGCGCTTTTTCGACAATTTGGACACAGGTGAAATTGCCGAAATCATGGGGATGAATGAGCAATCGGTGCGCAACATCATCAGCAGGGCGCTGCACAAACTGCGGACCTCCTTTTCCCTATTCTTGTTCTTTTGGCTTTTTTGGTAAAAGTTTACAAAAGTTTTTCCAAAAAAACGAGTTGAAAAGCCAAAAAATTCCTTTATTCAATAGTGATTCAACTTAAAGCAGGTTAAAACCAATCGATAAGTTTTGAATCCGTACACCAGCACAGTTATCAATGAACCGGGCGTCATGAATTACAAAGACTATAAGGTTGAAGATTTTTTACTGGATGAAGCCTTCATAGCTTGGGCTAAAAAAGCGGATGGTGATGCCTTCTGGCAGGCTTTTTTTCAAGAGCACCCTACCCAAAAGGCCATTGCGACCCAAGCCAAAAATATGGTGGTATTGGCTCAGGAGCAAATCGATCAGCAACAAAAGGAAAGACTCAAATCTCGAATCCTCCATGATTTAGAACCTGAACAATCCAATCAAGAGGAGCCGCGGTCATTGTATCGCACGATGGCTTACTGGCCGGCAGCGGCAGTTGTATTGCTGCTTGTAGTTGGATTGGCCTGGTTTTTTGCCGTTCGTCCATCCAAGCTGTTTGGGCCAGCGACGCATCAAGTCTATCAAGATTTGGTGAAACAAGCGGAAGTACCGCTTGTAGAAGTATACAATGCGGAAGAGCAGCCGAAACTGGTCGTTCTGAGTGATCAAAGTTCGGTTTTATTGCAAAAAGGTAGCCGCTTGAGTTACCCTAAATCTTTTGATGGCTTAGCACGGAGAGAGCTTTATCTGTCTGGAGAGGCTTTTTTCGAGGTAGCCAAAAATCCGGAAAAGCCTTTTTTTGTATATGCCAATGAACTGGTCACCAAAGTATTGGGAACCAGCTTCACCGTCAAGGCTTATGAAAACGACAAAAAGGTAGTGGTGATGGTCAAAACGGGTAAGGTCACCGTTTATGCCAACAAAGAAACCCGCATCAAAACCACTGCAACGGCTAATCGCAGTACCGACGGGGTGGTGTTGACCCCCAATCAGCAAATCTATTACAATCGCTCCGATGCCCAATTACTCAAAGCGCTGATTCAAAAACCGGCCTTACAAGATTTGGGTTCTGCCCAATTTTTATCCTTTGAATTTGATGACGCTCCTTTGTCCAAGGTTTTGCAACTTTTGGAGCAGGCCTACGGTGTAGATATTGTTTATGATGAAGAACTTCTGGCTTCCTGTAAGCTTACCGCTTCTTTGGCGGATGAGCCCTTGTTTGAAAAAATAAAATTGATTTGCCTCAGTATAGATGCGGAATACGAAATAATCGACGCCCAAATTGTCCTTAGTTCAAAAGGATGTATGTGATTGGGAAGCCAGACAAAAAAAAATTTTGATAAAAGTGAGTTGTTTTTCCCAATGCCCCCATTTAGTAGGTAGCAGGCTAAAACAACTTTGTTCACTTTTATCAAACGCTCATTATGGGTAAAAGAATTACTTTTTGTCTAAACTCACTGGTCACAATCATGAGAATAAGTTTGATACAATTCTCTTTGGCCGTAACTTTTTCCAGCATTGCCATGGCCCACGACATCAAAGGCCAGGATGTACTGGATCAAAAGATTACTTTGGAGTTGCGAGACCAGAGTGTAAAGTCTGTACTTCAAGCGATCGAAACCTTAGTCGATGTGCGTTTTATGTACAGTTCCAGTCGCATTTCTACCAATAAGAAGATCAATGTGGTGGCTCGAAAAGAGCCTTTGGGAGACGTATTGGATAAAATGCTGCGCCCTTTGCAGTTGACGTACCAAATCTCTGGTCGCCAAATTGTGATCAAACGGGGTAAACAGCCACCTGGTTCGAACGACGACCGCTCTTCGTCAGGGTTTGAGCTCGTTCCGAGTGAACTTAATGCCGAAATTTTATTGCCCAACACCATTGCCGTTACGGGAGAAATTACCGACGATCAAGGAAGTCCCATTTTGGGCGCTACCGTTCAGGTGAAAGGTACCGAAAGCGGCGCCGTGACCGATCAGGAGGGAAAATTTACCCTGCAAGTAGCCGACCTCAATGTGATACTGATCGTGTCTTATATTGGTTTTGAGACGCAAGAAATTAGCCTCAATGGCCGTGAATTCATCAAAATAACCCTGGCCGTAGACACCAAATCCTTGAGTGAACTGGTGGTAGTTGGCTACGGCGTTCAAAAAAAGATCAACACGACCGGAGCCATTTCTTCCATCGGTACCAAAGAACTCATTCAGTCGCCGGTTGCCAACATCAGCAACTCGCTGGTCGGCCGCTTGCCCGGTTTGTTTGCGACTCAATCCGGTGGTGAACCCGGCAACGATGGCTCCAAAATCAGGATCAGAGGTGTAGGTACTTTTTCGGGCAATACAGACCCTTTGGTACTGGTAGATGGCATCGAGGTATCGAATTACAACAACATTGATCCCAATGAAATTGAATCGGTTACGATCCTGAAAGACGCCTCGTCTACAGCCGTCTACGGCATCAGGGGTGCCAATGGGGTACTGATCATCACCACCAAACGGGGCAAAACCGGTGCACCAAAGATCAGTTATACCGCCAATCAGGGCTTCAATTCATTCACTGCACTGCGGGAAAATATGAATAGTGCGGATTATGCCACCCACTTTAATACAGCGCTAAAGGCTGATGCCTATGTTACTGGGGCGGCTTATGTTCCACGATACACGCCAACTGATATAGAACTGTACGCCAATGGTCAAGACCCCATTTTTCACCCGAACTCCAATTGGTTTGACATTATGTTTAGAAAGGTATCCACTCAAGCCCAACACAACCTCAGCATCAGTGGCGGGCAAAAAAGAGTGCGGTATTTTATTTCGGGGGGTTACTACAACCAGCAAGGTTTGTTCAAAGACACCAGAGACATCATCGACGCTTTTTCTCCACAGTCGATTTTTAGAAGATACAACATTCGCTCCAACTTTAATTTTGACATCACCTCGCGGTTAAAAATGGCGCTGGACTTGTCCTCTCAAACCGAAATCCGCTCCGGCAACAACAATTCGACTACCGAACGGGTCATTGGCGATATTGCCCGGACCAGTTCATTGGAAACACCTGGGGTGGTAGATGGCAAAATTGTGAACATTTTCACTGGTTCCAGAAACAATCCCTACGTGAGTTTGCTCTATCCAAACGCCGCGGGAGGGGTCAAACGGTCGTACCGCAATTACCTCAATGGGTCAATGCGCTTTGATTATGACCTTGGGCTGATCACCAAAGGTTTGTCGGCAAATGGATTTATGGCCATTCAAACCTATAACGATCAGCAAATCATCAATACCAAAACGCTGATCACCTATTTGGCCGTAAGGTTACCCGACGGCACGATCAATTACGTACCGAGCACCACCGAAGCACAGTTCAACTTTAACCAATCGGGGACTTACAATCGACGCATTACCGCCCAATTCGGGATCGACTACAAAAGAACTTTTGGCAAACACGGAGTTACAGCTTTGCTGCTGTACAACCAGCAAAAAACAACCGACCCTTCTTTTGCCTTTTTAATCCCCAAAGGTTATCAAAGTTATGTAGGCCGGGCCACTTATGATTTCGGTGGCCGCTATTTGGCAGAGGTAAATGTGGGGTACAATGGTACCGAAAATTTTGCGCCTGGCAAACGTTTTGGCTTGTTTCCGGCGTATTCCTTGGGCTGGGTTTTGTCGCAGGAAGCTTTTTTTCCTACGCAAGAACTGGTTTCCTTCCTGAAAATCAGGGGTTCATACGGCGAGGTTGGCAATGACAACATCGGGGGAAGCCGGTTTTTGTATCGACCCACCAGCTATTCTATGGCGGGTAACATTTATTATTTTGGCAATGTGGGGGCTACCTACGCAGGCTTCACCGGACTTCGGGAAGGCGCTACCGGCAACCCGGATGTGACCTGGGAACGCGCAGTCAAGCAAAACCTCGGGGTGGAAATTCGGATGTTCAAGGATAAGCTCAGTTTCACCGGGGATGTATTTAAAGAAAACCGCAGTGATATCCTGGCTACCCCTCAAACCATTTCCAACATCACCGGGCTATCACAACCTGCGACGAACCTGGGCAGAATGGAAAATAAAGGCTATGAAGCCGACCTTACTTTTACCAACAACGCTGGAGAGTTTGGCTACCGCATCTCTACCAACTACAGCTTCGCCCGCAACAAAGTGCTCTTCAGAGATGAAATACCGAACCAATACGCCTACCAAAACCGCACCGGACAACGCCTGGGACAAAATTTCGGCCTCATTGCCGATGGCCTTTACAATAGCTGGGAAGAAGTAAATGACGCCAATCGACCCGTTTACCAATCAGTAAACAACCGCGTACAACCTGGAGACATTAGATTCAGGGATGTCAATGGTGACGGGATCATCAATGATTTTGATCAGGTACCCATTGGTTATTCCAATATTCCCGAAATCACCTACGGCATTTCTCTGGGGGGCAACTACAAAGGTTTCGACCTCTCGGTTTTGTTTCAGGGCGTGGGGAATGTGTCTTTGTATTATACCCGCTTTCAAAGAACCTCCGGTTATGGTGGTGCCCCTCCCGAAGGATCCCCCAATTATTTAATCGAAAGCTGGACTCAGGAACGTTTCGAGGCCGGTTTACCCATCAACTTCCCCCGTTTTTCGGTGAGTACAAGTCCCAATAATGCGGGTTCCAGTTTTTTCCTGGCCGACGCCAGTTACCTGCGCATCAAAAACGTAGAAATAGGCTATTCAGCCAATCCGAAACTACTGAAGAAATTAGGGGTCAGTTCCTGCCGGCTTTACGCCAATGCCAATAACCTGTTTACCTGGGATAAAGTATATCCTGGAATTGACCCGGAAAACACCTCGACCGGAGATACCAATACCGAACCTTATCCCTTGGTGCGAACCATCAATTTCGGCCTCAATGTTAACTTCTAATCCTTGCTGCCATGAAAAAAATTATACTCATCATTCCGGTCATACTCTGCTTGTTCATCATTTCTGCTTGTAAAAAGGAGTTTTTAGACAAAGCACCAGGTGTAGACCTTACCGAAGATAATGTATTCCTTACCAAAGCGAACCTAGAGAGTTTCCTCGCTACGGTATACAAGTACAGCATGCATTCCAACTTTCGTTACCGGGACCAGGGCAATATCCCTTTCTCTCAGGTAAACAGCACCGATTGCATTCATCCCAGTTCCAGCATTAGCGATGAAGGAGATGCATCTGAAGCTGCTTTTGTCAACAACAATCGCTGGAACGAGGGCTTGGTGCTTCCTTCAAACATCATCAATGTTGAAGACTTTCGCTACTTCATCCGCTGGATCGCCATGCGGCAAATTGCCCTGGTGATCAACAGAATAGATGAAGTTCCCGATGCCGATGAGGCCTACAAAAAGCAAGTTGTTGCCGAAGTCAAGTTTTTAAGGGCCTTGATGTACATGGAAATGCTCAAACGTTACGGGGGGGTACCAATTGTGGATCAAATGTTTGAACCCGGCGAAGCCGTGAATGTACCCCGTAGCTCATTTGAAGATTGTGTGAAGTTCATCCTCAAAAATCTGGATGAGGCGATCCCGAATCTACCTCCCATTTATTCTGCTTCCCAAACCGGCAGAGCAACCTCAGTAGCCGCGCTGGCCCTGAAATCGGAAGTATTGTTGTATGCGGCCAGTCCACAGTACAACACCGCCACCCCCATCTTGAGTATGGCCAACCCAGCCGACAACAAGTTGATTTGTTATGGCAATTACGACGTAAACCGCTGGAAATTGGCCGCCGATGCAGCCAAAGAAGCCCTGGATTTTGCCCTGGCCAATGGTTATGGGTTGATTGATGAACCCAATAATCGCAGTCCCAAAGAGCTGGACAATGGCACCGTGGGACCATTGGGCAATTACCGCGCATCCTGGGAGATACACAACAATAAAGAGCTGATCCTGATGTTCCAGGGCGGCCAATTGGCCGGTGGAATTACGAACATCGGAAACGCGCCCTTGACGTTTATTAACCCGGCCTGTTTTGGTTCTTTCTGGAGTGGGATCAGTGTTCCGCTTAACTTTATTCGGAAATATGAAGACACCTTGGGGCAGGTCGTCACTTGGGATGTTAAGGGTGGACCCGACTTGATTGCTAAATACCGCTCCCTCGATCCCCGCTTTAAACAAACCATGGCTTATACCAATAGCTACTATACAGCGCGGGACCCCATCGCGCAAATTTACAATGGAGGGAAAGATTACGTCAATTGTAAAGGTGGACTCTGGCTGCGGAAATACATCCCCCGCAACGCCACCAGCGGCAATTTTGTGATGAATGACGTATTGTTTCGGGTCAACGAACTTTACCTGAATTACGCAGAAGCTTTAAATGAATTCAGCGCAGCACCACCTCCTGAAGCCTATGCGGCGGTAAATGCCATCAGAAGCCGTTCGAAGATGCCCAATCTACCCGAAGGCCTCAGCAAAGAGCAATTCAGGGAACGGGTAAGAAATGAAATTGCCATTGAATTGGTCGCCGATGACCACCGCTTTTGGGACGTCAAACGTTGGTTGATTGCCGAAAACGAGGGGGTCATGAAAGGAAACTTTGATGGCCTGAGAATCAACCGGGTTGGTACAGCACCCAATTATACCTACAGCTGGGAGCCCTATACTTTTGAAACCAGAACCTTCAACCGCAACATGTATTTGCACCCCTTTCCACAAAGTGAAGTGCTGAAAGGTAATTTAATACAAAACCCGGGTTGGCAATAGCTCATGCTAGGCTTGGTACCGTCACTGCGCGCGCAACCATATTTGACAACCGCCTTCAAAAGTCATCATGAAATCAATATATAAAACCAGCGTACAACTTATTGTACTCTTTATCCTCCTACTCGCTCAGGCTTCGTTTGCACAAACTGCCGAGAGTGATACGATAAACCTGGGCACTGCACCGGTTACCTCCCTTTTTTCGGGGCAAAGGAACATCGCATTTGGCACGCAGCCTGCCCAACACGTCAGCACGGCCATTTCAACCGTTTATGGCCGTGATTTGGAAAAAAACTTTAACCTGAACCTGGGCAATACCCTTTATGGCCGCCTGAGTGGTTTAGTTGTCACCCAAGGGGGATCCGAACCCGGTGTCGCTACCCCTGGTATGCTGATTCGGGGCATCAATACGTTTGGTGGGGCCAGCAATGCTCCATTGTACATCATTGATGGGTTCATCAGCAATGGTACGGGTCCTGCAAATGC
It contains:
- a CDS encoding TonB-dependent receptor, giving the protein MRISLIQFSLAVTFSSIAMAHDIKGQDVLDQKITLELRDQSVKSVLQAIETLVDVRFMYSSSRISTNKKINVVARKEPLGDVLDKMLRPLQLTYQISGRQIVIKRGKQPPGSNDDRSSSGFELVPSELNAEILLPNTIAVTGEITDDQGSPILGATVQVKGTESGAVTDQEGKFTLQVADLNVILIVSYIGFETQEISLNGREFIKITLAVDTKSLSELVVVGYGVQKKINTTGAISSIGTKELIQSPVANISNSLVGRLPGLFATQSGGEPGNDGSKIRIRGVGTFSGNTDPLVLVDGIEVSNYNNIDPNEIESVTILKDASSTAVYGIRGANGVLIITTKRGKTGAPKISYTANQGFNSFTALRENMNSADYATHFNTALKADAYVTGAAYVPRYTPTDIELYANGQDPIFHPNSNWFDIMFRKVSTQAQHNLSISGGQKRVRYFISGGYYNQQGLFKDTRDIIDAFSPQSIFRRYNIRSNFNFDITSRLKMALDLSSQTEIRSGNNNSTTERVIGDIARTSSLETPGVVDGKIVNIFTGSRNNPYVSLLYPNAAGGVKRSYRNYLNGSMRFDYDLGLITKGLSANGFMAIQTYNDQQIINTKTLITYLAVRLPDGTINYVPSTTEAQFNFNQSGTYNRRITAQFGIDYKRTFGKHGVTALLLYNQQKTTDPSFAFLIPKGYQSYVGRATYDFGGRYLAEVNVGYNGTENFAPGKRFGLFPAYSLGWVLSQEAFFPTQELVSFLKIRGSYGEVGNDNIGGSRFLYRPTSYSMAGNIYYFGNVGATYAGFTGLREGATGNPDVTWERAVKQNLGVEIRMFKDKLSFTGDVFKENRSDILATPQTISNITGLSQPATNLGRMENKGYEADLTFTNNAGEFGYRISTNYSFARNKVLFRDEIPNQYAYQNRTGQRLGQNFGLIADGLYNSWEEVNDANRPVYQSVNNRVQPGDIRFRDVNGDGIINDFDQVPIGYSNIPEITYGISLGGNYKGFDLSVLFQGVGNVSLYYTRFQRTSGYGGAPPEGSPNYLIESWTQERFEAGLPINFPRFSVSTSPNNAGSSFFLADASYLRIKNVEIGYSANPKLLKKLGVSSCRLYANANNLFTWDKVYPGIDPENTSTGDTNTEPYPLVRTINFGLNVNF
- a CDS encoding FecR family protein yields the protein MNPYTSTVINEPGVMNYKDYKVEDFLLDEAFIAWAKKADGDAFWQAFFQEHPTQKAIATQAKNMVVLAQEQIDQQQKERLKSRILHDLEPEQSNQEEPRSLYRTMAYWPAAAVVLLLVVGLAWFFAVRPSKLFGPATHQVYQDLVKQAEVPLVEVYNAEEQPKLVVLSDQSSVLLQKGSRLSYPKSFDGLARRELYLSGEAFFEVAKNPEKPFFVYANELVTKVLGTSFTVKAYENDKKVVVMVKTGKVTVYANKETRIKTTATANRSTDGVVLTPNQQIYYNRSDAQLLKALIQKPALQDLGSAQFLSFEFDDAPLSKVLQLLEQAYGVDIVYDEELLASCKLTASLADEPLFEKIKLICLSIDAEYEIIDAQIVLSSKGCM
- a CDS encoding RNA polymerase sigma factor, whose amino-acid sequence is MKTQENRKESALWEAFKKGDKDAFGCIYEQYVEALFTYGFYFAKDKALVEDAIHELFVELWRMRANLSDTTSIKYYLFRALQRKICHLMDQETVFSKFVDTANLGSDAEASIEESLIAQEQSEEYKQILSKGLVLLPQRQLQAVHLRFFDNLDTGEIAEIMGMNEQSVRNIISRALHKLRTSFSLFLFFWLFW
- a CDS encoding RagB/SusD family nutrient uptake outer membrane protein is translated as MKKIILIIPVILCLFIISACKKEFLDKAPGVDLTEDNVFLTKANLESFLATVYKYSMHSNFRYRDQGNIPFSQVNSTDCIHPSSSISDEGDASEAAFVNNNRWNEGLVLPSNIINVEDFRYFIRWIAMRQIALVINRIDEVPDADEAYKKQVVAEVKFLRALMYMEMLKRYGGVPIVDQMFEPGEAVNVPRSSFEDCVKFILKNLDEAIPNLPPIYSASQTGRATSVAALALKSEVLLYAASPQYNTATPILSMANPADNKLICYGNYDVNRWKLAADAAKEALDFALANGYGLIDEPNNRSPKELDNGTVGPLGNYRASWEIHNNKELILMFQGGQLAGGITNIGNAPLTFINPACFGSFWSGISVPLNFIRKYEDTLGQVVTWDVKGGPDLIAKYRSLDPRFKQTMAYTNSYYTARDPIAQIYNGGKDYVNCKGGLWLRKYIPRNATSGNFVMNDVLFRVNELYLNYAEALNEFSAAPPPEAYAAVNAIRSRSKMPNLPEGLSKEQFRERVRNEIAIELVADDHRFWDVKRWLIAENEGVMKGNFDGLRINRVGTAPNYTYSWEPYTFETRTFNRNMYLHPFPQSEVLKGNLIQNPGWQ
- a CDS encoding DUF1553 domain-containing protein, with the translated sequence MLKKAESDLTHLFSAATKVKATKTTISPAEPKLDFNSQIKPILADRCFKCHGPDENKVDAGLQLTSFKKATALLESGKRAIVPFKPQESELVKRILTTDPDDVMPSPKSNLSLTEAEKKLLIQWIEQGAEYQEHWAFIPPATHQVPSVQNKTWVKNPIDYFIAQKLEEKGLKPNAEANKETLIRRLYLDLTGLPPSVAEVRSFVNDPSPLAYPNLVDLLLASPHYGERMALEWLDVARYADSHGYQDDGLRNTYPYRDWVIRAFNQNLPFHEFITWQLAGDLLPNPTRDQLLATCFNRNHQQSQEGGVVDEEYRVEYVADRVNTFGKAFLGLTTECARCHTHKYDPIEHKDYYSLFAFFNQNNDTGIVPYNGEASPTVILPSPAAEKSLDSLRATMQPHLSKVKVSKQYLQDLEKWMQSLQTEAKNVLSKPSGRVLHLDFETLDTTLTIDHVTPPSKEELAKRAKEIEKSKKDSTVKIKPLAKIKGFRNLEKSDTSLKAASFLGDRDKYPQQTEGKKGHGIIFRGDAGMYTGPALNYDRQQPFSLSIWVKLLKKGEEGPIFNRTNGDAEGYRGWLCKLHKDGTLSFQFNHVWPANAIDFRTIDSLKVGEWTHLALTYDGSSKAAGVRFWINGMTPKYELLTDDLQKSIVFARHQFIRAKKNFMLGMEQGNNSKTIQHVAMDELQVFNRQLSEIEVLDLFDEQQRITTLLAKPTLNATEQQQVLEFYLLRGLQPEFAASQASLLVLRQQENELVTDQEEVMIMRDRQAYRKTYILNRGAYDAPSDIEVTPGTLGKVFPFDEKKYPRNRLGLAQWLLAPENPLFARVAVNRYWQMLFGKGLVETQEDFGNQGALPSHPALLDWLALDFRAKNWDVKAFIRQIVLSATYRQSSIPTPMAKELDFSNNLYSRYPAHRLSAELVRDNALAASGLLVPQIGGPSVYPYQPAGLWEALATRNATVYVQNHGDSLYRRSLYTILKRSAPPPSMLNFDATDRSYCVVRRQKTASPLQALVLMNDPQFVEAARILAEKMVKSSPQVAARLEYGFQALISRKPRADELLELSRLFEKQWAYFQQHPELASQLLKVGEFPRDAQLNEAEVAAYTIVASTLMNFDEFSVKR